A single window of Xiphophorus hellerii strain 12219 chromosome 12, Xiphophorus_hellerii-4.1, whole genome shotgun sequence DNA harbors:
- the LOC116729457 gene encoding uncharacterized protein LOC116729457 isoform X2 yields the protein MALMHRRNRSNKAVRPGCPTEEEKREGDGVSSRDQSGCLEEARRKSFTGIRAKSANAIILSSPFCVSENDKVTSENSEKENLGAEMGEVHPETFITMDSMEECVMQEGDDGNPYENRECDHVNMDVVPYLSIGTKQNKPNPDEESGEGPGWSRQRGKFIRISTWPPTAAQWQARCKAKEEEEGADEFTVWTQSVTTKLSEDVKVMMEHPSSSNRCEDEETNINLSLSDTFKPLETPVRASEGEETNLDPDSATQTDIWVSTGEELKSEEHPAQKKREADVRQDQKRSAIVKQRAENRAAAGAKAPSGGASPDDETLLSGNEYAFMDLLHEVVQNNGRWTRERWKQNNVNKQRR from the coding sequence ATGGCACTGATGCATAGGAGGAATCGCAGTAACAAAGCTGTGAGGCCTGGATGtccaacagaagaagaaaagcggGAAGGAGACGGCGTGTCGAGTCGGGATCAGTCTGGATGTCTGGAAGAGGCTCGGAGAAAATCCTTCACTGGCATCAGAGCAAAGTCTGCAAACGCAATCATCCTCTCATCTCCTTTCTGTGTGTCTGAGAACGACAAAGTCACTTCTGAAAACTCTGAAAAAGAGAACCTGGGAGCTGAAATGGGAGAAGTTCATCCAGAAACTTTCATTACCATGGACTCGATGGAGGAGTGTGTGATGCAGGAAGGTGATGATGGAAATCCCTACGAAAACCGGGAGTGTGATCATGTTAACATGGACGTTGTACCGTACTTGAGTATCGGCACCAAGCAGAACAAACCAAATCCTGATGAAGAGTCTGGAGAAGGTCCAGGTTGGAGTCGACAGAGAGGAAAATTCATCAGGATCTCCACCTGGCCTCCTACTGCAGCTCAGTGGCAGGCAAGATGCAAGGccaaagaggaggaagagggagctGATGAGTTCACTGTTTGGACTCAGAGTGTAACTACAAAGCTCTCAGAAGATGTGAAGGTGATGATGGAGCATCCCAGCAGCTCTAACCGGTGTGAAGATGAGGAAACAAACATAAATCTGAGTCTTTCAGACACCTTCAAACCACTGGAGACTCCTGTCCGCGCATCGGAGGGGGAAGAAACGAACCTGGATCCAGATTCTGCAACACAGACAGACATCTGGGTCAGCACCGGCGAAGAGCTGAAGTCCGAGGAACATCCGGCACAGAAGAAGAGAGAGGCAGATGTGAGGCAGGACCAGAAGCGGTCTGCGATCGTCAAACAGAGGGCAGAAAACAGAGCCGCTGCTGGGGCGaaggcgccctctggtggcgcTTCTCCAGATGACGAAACTCTGCTGTCAGGGAATGAATACGCCTTCATGGACCTGCTTCATGAAGTGGTTCAGAACAACGGCCGCTGGACGAGAGAGAGGTGGAAACAGAATAATGTTAACAAGCAGCGGCGATGA
- the LOC116729457 gene encoding leucine-rich repeat-containing protein 38 isoform X1, producing the protein MLYVSTGVVALAVLLGSVRLGHPCVKGESVLFCLDALTNFVPNCTTMLVGLKNVGEINSTVLQSVSLSSITKFESPNSGISGIAENALSSFSHLKILILDGNSLSSVNQNWFRNPATVTELDFSSNLIKYLNESNLTGLSNLKKLNLRGNKIHTIHPDAFRSQRKLTDLDLSDNQLTRLSPQIFTSLKSLTSIRLYGNPWNCSCDAQVFVDSLKELNTSVLVNPMSVKCKTPPHLEGRPVFNLSVCSTATPLRSSATPTSISLILFNFFGCDPRLILRSFLKKSLSRNKYLFDRQVKLKQLAHSKHLERQKHLSVPNLLSKLEQLLLSWQHFPLQRLLREQNHLVPQRHLHPLDIM; encoded by the exons ATGCTTTACGTTTCCACAGGCGTAGTCGCGCTCGCCGTGTTGTTGGGAAGTGTTCGTCTCGGCCATCCCTGTGTAAAAGGGGAGTCAGTTTTGTTCTGCCTTGACGCTCTAACAA ATTTCGTCCCTAACTGTACAACCATGCTTGTGGGTTTAAAGAATGTTGGAGAAATCAACTCCACGGTTCTGCAAAGCGTGAGCCTCTCCTCCATCACCAAGTTCGAAAGCCCAAACTCGGGTATCTCAGGAATCGCTGAGAATGCCCTCAGCTCTTTTTCACATCTGAAAATTCTCATTTTAGATGGTAACAGTTTGTCCAGCGTTAACCAGAACTGGTTCAGAAACCCTGCTACTGTCACTGAGCTAGATTTCTCTTCCAACCTGATTAAATATTTGAACGAGTCGAATCTGACAGGACTCTCAAACCTCAAGAAGCTCAATCTGAGAGGGAACAAGATCCACACCATCCATCCAGACGCCTTCAGATCCCAGAGGAAGTTGACTGATCTGGATTTGTCAGACAACCAGTTGACGAGGCTTTCCCCGCAGATCTTCACGTCTCTAAAGTCTTTAACGTCCATCAGACTTTACGGGAATCCCTGGAACTGCTCTTGTGATGCCCAGGTCTTTGTTGACTCTCTGAAAG AACTGAATACATCTGTGCTGGTGAATCCGATGAGTGTGAAATGTAAGACTCCTCCACATCTGGAAGGTCGACCAGTTTTCAACTTGTCTGTGTGTTCGACTGCTACACCATTGAGGAGTTCAGCGACTCCAACCAGTATATCTCtcattttgtttaacttttttggTTGTGATCCAAGACTAATTCTTAGATCGTTTTTGAAAAAATCACTTTCTAGGAATAAATATCTTTTTGATCGTCAGGTAAAACTCAAACAACTCGCTCACAGCAAACATCTGGAAAGACAGAAACATCTTTCAGTACCAAATCTACTATCCAAACTCGAACAACTTCTGCTCTCATGG CAACACTTTCCTCTTCAGAGACTACTGAGAGAACAAAACCACCTGGTGCCACAGCGTCATCTTCATCCCCTG GACATTATGTGA